A stretch of the Teredinibacter haidensis genome encodes the following:
- the cas1e gene encoding type I-E CRISPR-associated endonuclease Cas1e, whose protein sequence is MAYIPLKPIPLKNRISMIFIEYGQIDVKDGAFVVIDKTGIRTHIPVGSVACILLEPGTRVSHAAVKLASTVGTLLVWVGEAGVRLYASGQPGGARSDRLLYQAKLALDDDLRLKVVRKMYQIRFNEEPPQRRSVEQLRGIEGARVREMYKLFAKQYGVEWHGRNYDVKDWEKGDITNRCLSAATSCLYGITEAAVLAAGYAPAVGFIHTGKPLSFVYDIADLFKFETVVPLAFRIAAKKPHSPDKVVRRECRELFRADKTLKSLIPSIEMVLAAGEITPPKAPEESVPPAIPVPENIGDEGHRT, encoded by the coding sequence ATGGCATACATCCCCCTCAAACCTATTCCTCTAAAAAATAGAATCTCGATGATTTTTATCGAATACGGGCAAATAGACGTAAAGGACGGGGCTTTTGTGGTTATCGATAAAACAGGAATTCGCACTCATATCCCTGTTGGATCGGTAGCCTGTATTTTACTGGAGCCGGGAACCCGAGTTTCCCATGCCGCCGTAAAGCTAGCGTCTACCGTTGGCACTTTATTGGTGTGGGTGGGGGAAGCAGGAGTAAGGTTGTATGCATCGGGTCAGCCGGGCGGTGCGCGAAGTGACCGACTGCTATACCAGGCCAAGTTGGCCTTGGATGATGACCTACGCTTAAAAGTCGTTCGTAAAATGTACCAGATTCGCTTCAACGAAGAACCACCACAACGAAGAAGTGTAGAACAGCTTCGCGGCATAGAAGGCGCTCGGGTAAGGGAAATGTACAAGTTGTTCGCCAAACAATACGGTGTGGAGTGGCACGGAAGAAACTACGACGTAAAAGACTGGGAAAAAGGCGATATCACCAACCGTTGCTTAAGTGCGGCTACCAGTTGTTTGTACGGCATTACCGAGGCGGCAGTACTCGCAGCTGGTTATGCCCCTGCTGTAGGCTTTATTCACACAGGTAAACCACTTTCTTTTGTTTACGACATTGCCGATTTATTTAAATTTGAAACGGTTGTTCCATTAGCCTTTCGCATAGCCGCAAAAAAGCCGCACAGCCCCGACAAAGTCGTGCGCCGAGAATGCCGGGAATTATTTCGAGCAGACAAAACATTAAAAAGTCTAATCCCCTCAATCGAAATGGTATTGGCGGCGGGTGAAATAACGCCACCGAAAGCTCCAGAAGAATCCGTTCCCCCCGCGATTCCAGTGCCAGAAAATATCGGTGATGAAGGGCATAGAACTTAA
- a CDS encoding KilA-N domain-containing protein gives MKNKLEVLDQQISTHTVDGIEYICITDIAKYKRSDRAAHIIGNWVSSRNTIEFLGIWEQLNNPNFKVLEFEDFKKQACLNSFTLTPKQWIAVTGAIGIVSEAGRYGGTYAQKDIAFEFASWILVEFKLYLIKEFQRLKEQEFQQMGWDIRRNLAKVSYQIYADAIKENLIPDTLSSQQVSFVYANEADLLNVALFGITAKQWREENLSLGGNMRDHANVHQLVCLANLESMNAQYIAEGLSQAQRVVKLNNIAIGQMRVLIKAANFITSQEREQGGGEL, from the coding sequence ATGAAAAATAAACTGGAAGTGCTCGATCAGCAGATATCTACCCATACTGTTGATGGTATTGAGTATATCTGCATTACCGATATTGCTAAATATAAAAGAAGTGATCGAGCTGCGCATATCATTGGTAACTGGGTTAGTAGCCGTAATACCATTGAGTTTCTCGGTATATGGGAGCAGTTGAACAACCCCAATTTTAAAGTCCTCGAATTCGAGGACTTTAAAAAACAGGCTTGTCTCAACAGTTTTACCCTAACCCCAAAACAATGGATCGCGGTTACGGGTGCGATCGGCATCGTGTCCGAGGCCGGTAGATACGGCGGCACCTACGCGCAAAAGGATATTGCCTTTGAGTTCGCCAGTTGGATCTTGGTTGAGTTTAAACTCTACCTAATTAAGGAGTTTCAACGGCTCAAGGAACAGGAATTCCAACAAATGGGCTGGGATATACGTCGTAATCTTGCCAAGGTGAGCTATCAAATATATGCCGATGCAATAAAAGAGAATTTGATTCCTGATACCCTTTCCTCGCAACAGGTTAGCTTTGTTTATGCTAATGAAGCTGATCTGCTGAATGTGGCACTGTTCGGGATTACCGCAAAGCAGTGGCGCGAAGAGAATCTTTCGTTGGGCGGTAATATGCGTGACCATGCCAATGTGCATCAATTGGTATGTCTGGCTAACCTTGAATCTATGAACGCGCAGTACATTGCTGAAGGCTTATCCCAGGCACAAAGGGTAGTGAAATTGAATAACATTGCTATTGGGCAGATGCGGGTACTTATCAAAGCAGCCAATTTTATTACCTCACAAGAACGCGAACAGGGCGGAGGTGAGTTATAA
- the cas6e gene encoding type I-E CRISPR-associated protein Cas6/Cse3/CasE, with product MYLSKICVVKSSQSVKELLRIGANGSYASHQLLWTLFTKEMQRGFLYREEIGHSGLPEYFVLSGNKPTNNEALFNIQSKIYQPALEPGDRLAFRLRANPTISIKDEAGRSKKHDVLMHAKRKAKQQGILSAEKIKEVMEDAARRWIADNERVSGWGITLDVLPEIERYAQHQSSKVKGEKIRFSSVDFQGVLTVVDVDKFLSQLTAGFGRAKAFGCGLMLIRRI from the coding sequence ATGTATCTGTCTAAGATTTGCGTGGTGAAATCCAGTCAGTCGGTAAAAGAATTGCTGCGAATTGGAGCAAACGGAAGTTACGCATCCCATCAGTTGCTTTGGACATTATTTACAAAGGAAATGCAGCGTGGTTTTTTGTATCGTGAAGAGATAGGTCATAGTGGGTTACCCGAATATTTTGTGTTGTCCGGAAATAAACCCACGAACAATGAAGCGCTGTTTAATATTCAGAGCAAAATTTATCAACCAGCTCTAGAGCCTGGTGATCGACTAGCGTTTCGTTTGCGCGCGAATCCCACTATTAGTATTAAAGACGAAGCCGGTAGAAGCAAAAAACACGACGTGTTAATGCATGCGAAACGCAAGGCGAAACAACAAGGTATTTTATCTGCCGAGAAAATAAAGGAGGTAATGGAAGACGCCGCCAGAAGGTGGATTGCAGATAATGAGCGAGTATCTGGCTGGGGTATTACGCTAGATGTTCTACCGGAAATCGAACGCTATGCCCAACACCAAAGCTCTAAAGTAAAGGGTGAAAAAATACGTTTTTCCAGCGTGGATTTTCAAGGTGTACTTACAGTAGTTGATGTAGATAAATTTTTAAGCCAGTTGACAGCTGGGTTTGGAAGGGCAAAGGCTTTCGGCTGCGGCCTAATGCTAATTCGCCGCATTTAA
- the cas5e gene encoding type I-E CRISPR-associated protein Cas5/CasD, translated as MKEYLVFRLYGPMASWGQAAVGGDRPTGLQPTRSAVLGILGAALGIKRDQEQQLTNLQNSVLVAVKQCVPSSLMRDYHTTQVPSHSNKVVHRTRKSELSEYKLNTILSSRDYRCDGLWIIALASTTLPAYTLDQLRSALLEPVYALSLGRKSCPPALPLAPRLVQCDSLKSALDTDFPTITRSQKEDSLWLGGNSRVTYYWEGDKSQIEHSNVLTTEPWDEPINRIRWQFKQRVMHQLSIEEGRDVSV; from the coding sequence ATGAAAGAGTATTTAGTCTTTCGGCTATACGGCCCAATGGCAAGCTGGGGGCAGGCCGCAGTTGGAGGTGATCGCCCCACCGGTCTGCAGCCAACCCGATCAGCAGTGCTAGGTATTCTAGGCGCGGCATTGGGAATTAAGCGAGATCAAGAGCAGCAATTAACCAACCTTCAAAATAGCGTATTGGTTGCGGTAAAACAGTGTGTTCCAAGCTCATTGATGCGCGACTACCACACTACACAGGTACCGTCACACAGTAATAAAGTTGTACACCGAACCCGGAAGAGCGAATTAAGCGAATACAAGCTCAATACAATTCTTTCGAGCCGTGACTATCGTTGTGATGGGCTTTGGATCATTGCTTTAGCTTCTACGACTTTGCCAGCGTACACGCTAGATCAATTGCGCAGTGCGTTATTGGAGCCGGTCTATGCTCTGTCGCTGGGCCGAAAATCTTGCCCTCCCGCGTTGCCTTTGGCACCGAGACTGGTGCAATGCGATAGCTTAAAGTCAGCCTTGGATACAGATTTCCCTACTATTACACGAAGTCAAAAAGAGGATTCACTTTGGTTAGGTGGGAATAGTCGCGTAACGTATTATTGGGAGGGCGACAAGTCTCAAATAGAACACTCGAATGTTCTCACAACAGAGCCGTGGGATGAACCTATCAATCGAATACGATGGCAATTTAAACAGCGAGTGATGCACCAATTATCTATTGAGGAGGGGCGCGATGTATCTGTCTAA
- the cas7e gene encoding type I-E CRISPR-associated protein Cas7/Cse4/CasC, producing MSQFIQLHTLTSYAPSNLNRDDLGRPKTAKMGGFDRLRVSSQSLKRNWRVSELFEEAMAGHIGSRTKRFGFPVYNKFVEAGVKEKSAKEWATAIAGVFGKSKKDSLEIEQLAHISPEEEQAAFALVDTLIAESRAPEKEDLDLLKSNQTAVDIALFGRMLASSPAFNVEAACQVAHAISVHSVVVEDDYFTAVDDLNDGKEDAGSAHIGESGFAAALFYSNVCINKTQLIENLDGNEALANRAIQALTEAIVKVSPKGKQNSFASRAYANYVLVEKGSQQPRSLSVAFLKPIQSEDQAGAAVEALEEQVENFDQVYGTCADERYSINALAGKGSFAELSEFVAL from the coding sequence ATGAGTCAATTTATTCAATTACATACTTTAACCTCCTATGCGCCTTCTAATTTAAATCGGGATGATTTGGGGCGGCCAAAAACTGCAAAAATGGGTGGCTTCGATCGGTTGCGGGTTAGCTCGCAAAGTTTGAAACGTAATTGGCGGGTATCGGAGTTATTTGAGGAAGCAATGGCCGGGCACATTGGAAGCAGAACAAAACGTTTCGGTTTTCCGGTTTATAACAAATTCGTTGAAGCTGGTGTGAAAGAAAAATCGGCTAAAGAATGGGCTACCGCTATTGCTGGTGTTTTTGGCAAAAGCAAAAAAGATTCGCTGGAAATTGAACAGTTGGCGCATATTAGCCCCGAAGAGGAACAGGCCGCTTTCGCGCTGGTAGACACCTTGATAGCCGAAAGTCGCGCACCGGAAAAAGAAGATTTGGATCTGCTGAAATCAAATCAAACGGCAGTGGATATTGCCTTGTTTGGTCGCATGTTGGCGTCCAGCCCGGCCTTTAATGTAGAGGCAGCATGCCAGGTAGCTCATGCCATCAGCGTTCACAGTGTCGTTGTTGAAGATGATTATTTTACAGCAGTAGACGATTTAAACGATGGAAAAGAAGATGCGGGGTCCGCCCATATCGGTGAATCTGGTTTTGCTGCGGCGTTGTTCTATAGCAATGTTTGTATCAATAAAACACAGCTTATCGAAAATTTGGATGGCAATGAAGCGTTGGCGAATCGGGCAATACAGGCACTAACCGAAGCTATCGTGAAAGTATCACCAAAAGGTAAGCAAAACAGTTTTGCATCCAGAGCTTACGCTAATTATGTGCTCGTCGAAAAAGGCTCACAGCAGCCTCGTTCTCTGTCTGTCGCGTTCTTAAAGCCAATTCAGAGTGAAGACCAGGCCGGCGCAGCCGTGGAGGCGTTGGAGGAACAGGTTGAAAATTTCGATCAAGTCTATGGTACCTGTGCCGATGAAAGGTATTCTATCAATGCCCTTGCAGGTAAAGGTAGTTTTGCCGAGTTATCCGAATTTGTTGCTCTTTAA
- the casB gene encoding type I-E CRISPR-associated protein Cse2/CasB has translation MDDHSKIVVLRWWQSMFLPATQLKEKGILAAPSAHKAQLRRCESADIAMLTEGFRALWLGLDESIVNEPNSKSIESWATIAATLVHVKNNSSVKLAVAAGRKGDGDKSVVSELRFSQLQNAKTPEDFLRRIRRIIRQIKGELDVLSLAENIHQWFEEYNQFRPRKADKRIAVKWAMDYYRAASMKAK, from the coding sequence ATGGACGACCATTCAAAAATCGTTGTACTACGCTGGTGGCAAAGTATGTTTCTACCGGCAACCCAGCTTAAAGAAAAAGGTATTTTGGCGGCCCCCAGCGCCCATAAGGCACAGTTAAGGCGATGTGAATCCGCCGATATTGCCATGCTAACGGAAGGTTTTCGTGCGCTTTGGCTGGGCTTAGACGAAAGCATTGTTAACGAACCGAACAGTAAATCTATAGAGAGTTGGGCAACTATTGCTGCCACTCTTGTTCATGTAAAGAATAATAGTTCAGTCAAACTGGCAGTAGCGGCAGGAAGAAAAGGGGATGGCGATAAATCGGTGGTTAGCGAGCTGCGATTTTCGCAATTGCAAAACGCTAAAACACCAGAAGACTTTTTACGGAGAATACGCCGCATTATCCGGCAGATAAAAGGTGAATTGGATGTTTTGAGCCTGGCCGAAAACATCCATCAGTGGTTTGAAGAGTATAACCAGTTTCGACCTCGAAAGGCCGATAAGCGTATAGCAGTAAAGTGGGCGATGGATTATTACCGTGCAGCCAGCATGAAGGCTAAATAA